A genomic window from Anthocerotibacter panamensis C109 includes:
- the argF gene encoding ornithine carbamoyltransferase, producing METLPDQHTKILASKALLAARQGTKRGKPERSLLTLDDLNNSQMHQLLEGGLEMKQHPERFERALQGKSVALLFQKTSTRTRCSFEIGVGEMSGIPMYMEWKTSNFTLADLADEARALSRYVDLIVARVYHHTDLLTMKKHSEVPIVNGLCDRYHPCQGLADFMTLREYFGDLKGLNLCYIGDGNNVCHTLIQGAVKVGMHITVAHPPQYPPDADLVAAAQTHHAITLTQDPRAGVQGADAIYTDTWISMGDESETQTRLHAFQGFQVNQELLAHTPEHALIMHCLPAHRGYEISSEALDSPNSVIFDQAENRKHVQKFLLAWILEQV from the coding sequence ATGGAAACGCTGCCTGATCAGCATACAAAAATCCTTGCCAGTAAAGCCTTGCTCGCCGCCCGCCAGGGGACCAAGCGCGGTAAGCCAGAGCGCTCGTTGCTCACCCTGGACGACCTGAACAATAGCCAGATGCACCAACTCCTGGAAGGGGGGCTGGAAATGAAACAGCATCCCGAGCGCTTTGAACGTGCGCTTCAGGGAAAGTCCGTGGCCTTACTCTTTCAGAAAACCTCCACCCGCACCCGCTGTTCTTTTGAGATTGGGGTAGGAGAGATGAGCGGCATTCCTATGTATATGGAGTGGAAAACCTCAAATTTCACCCTGGCAGACCTCGCCGATGAAGCCCGTGCCCTCTCGCGCTATGTGGACCTCATTGTCGCTCGGGTCTACCACCACACCGACCTGTTGACGATGAAAAAGCACAGCGAAGTGCCTATCGTGAATGGTCTGTGCGATCGGTATCATCCCTGCCAAGGGCTGGCTGATTTTATGACGCTGCGCGAGTACTTCGGGGACCTCAAAGGGCTCAACCTCTGCTACATCGGGGACGGCAACAACGTTTGCCATACCCTCATCCAGGGTGCCGTCAAAGTCGGGATGCATATCACGGTCGCCCATCCTCCTCAATACCCGCCGGATGCGGATCTCGTAGCGGCAGCCCAGACGCACCATGCCATCACCCTTACCCAAGACCCTAGAGCGGGGGTCCAGGGAGCTGATGCTATCTATACAGACACCTGGATCTCAATGGGGGACGAGAGTGAGACCCAGACGCGCCTACACGCCTTCCAGGGCTTTCAGGTCAACCAGGAGTTGCTCGCGCATACCCCCGAGCACGCGCTCATCATGCACTGCCTGCCCGCCCATCGGGGCTATGAAATCAGCTCCGAAGCTCTGGACTCCCCCAATTCGGTCATCTTTGACCAAGCAGAGAACCGCAAACATGTCCAGAAGTTCTTGCTTGCCTGGATTCTGGAGCAGGTGTAG
- the recJ gene encoding single-stranded-DNA-specific exonuclease RecJ: protein MLTPQRWLICPPDPQKARYLAQNLGLPSLLGQVLLNRGFKDVAEARRFFEPDAWTLPDPLQEFLDLPACVTRLATAIQQHERIAICGDYDCDGMTSTALLLRAFKALGAGEVHYAIPHRLQEGYGVNERIVRELAEEGYRVLITVDNGISALKPLTLAQELGLAVIVTDHHDLPPVLPPALGILNPKLLPPTSPYRSLAGVGVAYILALSLASWLGRTDELKDPLLELFTLGTVADMAPLVGVNRLWTQRGLGLLPFSQNPGIQSLMAVTGCTDLRGLKPEAIGFGLGPRINAVGRIGDPRLVITLLTTDDREEAYQSALRCEETNRERQQLLAAMEQEALMLLEQREPDLKAQRVLTLAAAGWHHGIVGLVASRLKEKTGCPTFVGVLEEDNVRGSARGIPEFNIFEALSYCREHLGNFGGHPMAGGFGMRREQWPQFQAKLVEFAQRALEPEHIRPLVEIDAQARLGELSLDLLDLLDRFHPCGIDNPDPVFWSAGVKVLQQKHMGKNQEHASLTVTDGQQEMRVVAWRWGASLPLPDTLDIAYKLKENIYQGRRTLQLVLEGAREATRPHTQIQVPAPDQQLRPPLVTPGTHAPQDYVRTLGTAGTVLLYGYQRPTFEALSTMDYDRPQPGREYQDLVFWTLPPSLLHSQWLIARARPKFVHLLLQPVAIPAWEEVLELLWQTVKSAPITGINLLALGQQCWVSPKGLLDGLHELRLGLHVSSGAGWGVPYQELGAWYRGQVPFYPPAKPLPVRRLV, encoded by the coding sequence ATGTTAACTCCACAACGCTGGCTGATTTGTCCTCCCGACCCCCAAAAGGCCAGATATTTGGCCCAAAACTTGGGACTTCCTTCGCTATTGGGGCAGGTCCTCCTCAATCGGGGTTTCAAGGATGTAGCCGAGGCGCGTCGTTTTTTTGAACCGGATGCCTGGACGTTGCCGGACCCCTTGCAGGAATTTTTGGATCTCCCTGCCTGTGTCACACGCTTGGCAACAGCCATCCAACAGCACGAGCGCATCGCTATTTGTGGAGACTATGACTGTGACGGGATGACGAGTACGGCACTCCTCCTGCGGGCTTTTAAGGCGCTGGGCGCGGGGGAGGTCCACTATGCCATCCCCCATCGACTCCAGGAAGGCTACGGGGTCAATGAGCGCATTGTGCGGGAGTTGGCGGAGGAGGGCTATCGAGTCCTCATCACTGTTGACAATGGCATCAGTGCTCTTAAGCCGCTCACGCTCGCTCAGGAATTGGGCCTTGCGGTCATCGTCACCGACCATCATGACCTGCCGCCGGTTCTCCCCCCGGCTTTGGGCATTCTCAATCCCAAACTCCTGCCCCCGACTTCACCCTACCGCTCCCTCGCCGGGGTCGGCGTAGCCTATATTTTGGCGCTTAGTCTGGCGAGTTGGCTGGGGCGCACGGATGAACTCAAAGACCCGCTGCTCGAACTCTTTACCCTGGGGACCGTGGCGGATATGGCCCCTTTAGTGGGGGTAAATCGGCTGTGGACACAGCGCGGACTAGGGCTCTTACCCTTCTCTCAAAATCCCGGCATCCAGAGCTTGATGGCAGTCACGGGCTGCACGGACCTGCGCGGGCTCAAGCCGGAGGCGATAGGGTTTGGGTTAGGGCCGCGCATCAATGCTGTGGGTAGGATTGGCGATCCGAGGCTGGTTATCACCCTGCTCACCACCGATGACCGCGAAGAGGCTTATCAATCTGCGCTGCGCTGCGAAGAGACCAACCGCGAACGCCAACAATTGCTCGCTGCGATGGAGCAAGAGGCATTGATGCTCCTGGAGCAGCGTGAGCCAGACCTCAAAGCGCAGCGCGTCCTGACACTTGCGGCGGCTGGCTGGCACCACGGCATCGTCGGGCTGGTCGCTTCGCGCCTTAAAGAAAAAACCGGCTGCCCGACTTTTGTGGGAGTCCTGGAGGAGGACAACGTGCGCGGCTCGGCTCGGGGTATCCCGGAATTTAATATTTTCGAGGCCCTCAGCTACTGCCGAGAACACTTGGGGAACTTCGGGGGGCATCCCATGGCTGGAGGGTTCGGGATGCGGCGCGAACAGTGGCCTCAGTTTCAGGCCAAACTCGTTGAGTTTGCGCAGCGAGCACTAGAACCTGAGCATATCCGTCCTCTAGTCGAGATTGACGCTCAGGCACGGTTAGGAGAACTTTCTTTGGACCTGTTGGACCTGTTGGACCGTTTTCATCCCTGCGGTATCGACAATCCCGATCCGGTTTTTTGGAGTGCTGGAGTCAAAGTCCTCCAGCAAAAGCACATGGGCAAAAATCAGGAACACGCCAGCCTCACGGTCACAGATGGTCAGCAGGAAATGCGGGTGGTGGCGTGGCGCTGGGGCGCGTCCTTGCCCCTGCCTGACACCCTGGATATCGCCTACAAGCTCAAAGAGAATATTTATCAGGGCCGCCGTACCCTACAACTGGTCCTAGAGGGAGCCCGCGAAGCCACCCGGCCCCATACCCAAATTCAAGTCCCGGCCCCAGACCAACAGCTTCGCCCCCCCTTGGTCACACCGGGCACCCATGCCCCCCAGGACTATGTGCGGACGCTAGGTACTGCGGGGACTGTCTTGCTCTACGGCTATCAGCGCCCGACTTTTGAGGCGTTGTCTACCATGGACTACGACCGGCCTCAACCGGGTCGGGAATATCAGGATTTGGTCTTCTGGACCTTGCCGCCATCTTTGCTCCACAGCCAATGGCTCATCGCTCGGGCGCGGCCCAAGTTTGTCCATCTGCTGCTACAACCAGTCGCCATCCCCGCCTGGGAAGAAGTCCTGGAACTGCTCTGGCAGACTGTCAAGTCAGCGCCTATTACAGGGATAAACCTCCTCGCCTTGGGCCAGCAGTGCTGGGTTTCGCCCAAGGGTTTGCTCGACGGATTGCATGAGTTGCGTTTGGGGCTGCATGTCTCGTCGGGAGCAGGCTGGGGAGTGCCCTACCAGGAATTGGGTGCTTGGTATCGCGGGCAGGTTCCGTTTTACCCACCAGCGAAGCCGCTCCCGGTACGGCGGCTGGTGTAA
- a CDS encoding IS982 family transposase, whose amino-acid sequence MTRPFAHMDITEVFCDVDDLCKAFEPLLLLLPEVTGARLPKCRMTLSEIMTVLIGFHGSRYRTFKDFYTLLVLPSWKKAMPGLVSYNRFVELMSYALVALCCYLHTCKGEVTGFSFIDSTSLKVSHVKRATSHKVFADFATWGKNSVGWWYGFKLHLIINEHGELLAFKVTPANVDDRAVVPAMTEGIMGRMFGDKGYISERLFHELYENGLKLVTKMRRNMKNKLVELFDKEMLWHRGVIESVNHQLKNLCQIDHTRHRSMTNFMVNLVAGLIAYTYNPDKPSVSWEPEP is encoded by the coding sequence ATGACACGACCCTTTGCCCATATGGATATCACCGAGGTCTTTTGCGATGTCGATGACTTGTGCAAAGCTTTTGAGCCTTTACTCTTGCTCCTGCCTGAAGTAACGGGAGCCCGTCTACCTAAATGCCGGATGACCTTGAGCGAGATTATGACCGTCTTGATTGGTTTTCATGGCTCGCGCTATCGTACCTTCAAAGATTTCTATACCTTGCTTGTGCTGCCAAGCTGGAAGAAGGCTATGCCGGGATTAGTCAGTTACAATCGCTTTGTTGAACTAATGTCCTATGCCCTGGTTGCTCTTTGTTGCTATCTGCATACCTGCAAAGGGGAGGTGACAGGCTTTAGTTTTATTGATTCAACCTCACTTAAAGTGAGTCATGTCAAGCGTGCGACCAGTCATAAAGTATTTGCTGACTTTGCCACTTGGGGGAAGAACTCAGTTGGCTGGTGGTATGGCTTTAAACTACACCTCATCATCAATGAACACGGCGAGTTACTGGCATTTAAAGTCACCCCGGCCAATGTGGATGACCGAGCGGTAGTGCCTGCGATGACCGAAGGCATCATGGGTCGGATGTTTGGGGATAAGGGCTATATTTCTGAGCGACTTTTCCATGAACTTTATGAAAATGGTCTGAAGCTCGTGACCAAAATGCGTCGTAACATGAAAAACAAATTGGTTGAGTTATTTGATAAAGAGATGCTCTGGCATCGAGGGGTAATTGAGTCAGTCAACCACCAACTCAAGAATTTATGTCAGATTGACCATACGCGACATCGCAGTATGACTAACTTCATGGTGAATTTGGTAGCTGGATTGATTGCTTACACGTACAACCCAGATAAACCTTCTGTTTCCTGGGAACCTGAACCCTAG
- a CDS encoding gamma-glutamylcyclotransferase: protein MNLPERLDWPLFVYGVMKPGFPAFEAIRASVATSKRDSVMGELLVRDGLPLLGKNDRRNVTGYLLHWKPGQERTGYAAVCAFESRKHYKWSEVTLATGTQANALVIRFPDKGNPQHLDSSSWNLRDDPAFGPGLETVRRVLEEVDRMLGDTFDSNWQRFFRSQMAYLLLWSILERLSALCFGPGRDPMQRINKLHELPGMEDLVRQNVLRTDKVSDSRNPETAYGLDNTNTKNCFAYYYQVRSNLSHRGKGVFNEFNKVHSSLKELLAITEQYLSKLQEQEESGA from the coding sequence ATGAACCTTCCTGAAAGACTGGATTGGCCACTTTTCGTTTACGGGGTGATGAAGCCCGGTTTTCCGGCGTTCGAGGCGATCCGCGCATCGGTTGCGACGTCCAAGCGCGATTCGGTTATGGGCGAGCTTTTGGTTCGGGACGGGCTCCCTCTGCTTGGCAAGAATGACCGCCGTAACGTCACAGGTTATCTGTTGCATTGGAAGCCCGGGCAGGAACGCACCGGCTACGCCGCTGTTTGCGCTTTCGAGTCCCGGAAACACTATAAGTGGTCGGAGGTCACGCTGGCAACCGGCACACAGGCCAACGCGCTTGTTATCCGATTCCCAGATAAGGGCAACCCGCAGCACCTCGACTCCTCATCGTGGAATCTAAGAGATGATCCTGCCTTTGGTCCGGGATTGGAAACCGTGCGGCGGGTTCTTGAAGAAGTGGACCGTATGCTCGGTGACACCTTTGATTCCAATTGGCAACGATTCTTCCGCTCGCAGATGGCGTATTTACTTTTGTGGTCCATTCTGGAGCGACTTTCCGCCCTTTGTTTCGGCCCCGGTCGGGACCCGATGCAGAGGATAAATAAGCTGCACGAGCTTCCTGGAATGGAAGACTTAGTGCGCCAGAATGTGCTGCGAACAGACAAGGTATCCGATTCCCGAAACCCTGAGACAGCTTACGGACTGGACAACACCAACACTAAGAATTGCTTCGCCTACTACTACCAAGTCCGCAGCAATCTCAGCCACCGAGGTAAGGGCGTGTTCAACGAGTTTAATAAAGTACATAGTTCGTTGAAAGAATTGCTGGCAATCACGGAACAATATCTCAGCAAGCTGCAAGAGCAAGAGGAATCCGGTGCCTGA
- a CDS encoding helix-turn-helix domain-containing protein, whose product MDALNAFLDGNPDPREYKRALAVKMALQGYPYVEIMSLLNVCAAFISKWKSNFLFAGVEGLKLAYRGFPGRLNPEQKQEIITWLQQRNYWNIEALADFIYEHYQVEFSSRQSYSALLHEAGITWKKAQGVNPKKDEEQVASKKRN is encoded by the coding sequence ATGGACGCACTAAATGCTTTTTTAGATGGCAATCCCGACCCACGGGAGTACAAGAGAGCCTTGGCTGTCAAAATGGCTCTTCAAGGCTATCCGTATGTAGAAATCATGAGCCTACTCAATGTTTGTGCTGCATTTATCAGTAAATGGAAATCTAATTTCCTATTTGCTGGGGTGGAAGGATTAAAGTTAGCCTATCGCGGTTTTCCTGGTCGTCTTAACCCAGAACAAAAGCAAGAAATAATTACTTGGTTGCAGCAAAGAAATTATTGGAATATCGAAGCGTTAGCAGACTTTATCTATGAGCATTATCAAGTTGAGTTTTCCTCACGGCAAAGTTATTCTGCTTTATTGCATGAGGCGGGTATTACTTGGAAAAAGGCTCAAGGCGTGAATCCTAAAAAAGACGAAGAACAAGTGGCTTCAAAAAAAAGAAATTAG
- a CDS encoding HepT-like ribonuclease domain-containing protein — MISERDRVYLEHILDCTALIQTYTRPGKADFIANSLVQDAVLRRLQTMAESTQRLSEALKLTAPTIDWRALAGFRNVLVHDYLGGIDLEQVWDAVERYLPELETVLQRLMDEDGR, encoded by the coding sequence ATGATTTCTGAGCGCGATCGAGTCTACCTAGAGCACATTTTAGACTGCACTGCCCTGATTCAAACCTACACCCGCCCTGGCAAAGCCGACTTTATAGCAAATTCGCTCGTTCAGGATGCCGTACTGCGGCGGTTGCAAACCATGGCAGAATCGACTCAGCGGCTCTCTGAAGCCCTAAAGCTCACAGCACCCACGATTGACTGGCGGGCATTAGCGGGGTTTCGCAATGTTTTGGTTCATGATTATCTCGGTGGAATTGACCTTGAGCAAGTTTGGGATGCGGTTGAGCGTTACTTGCCGGAGTTAGAAACGGTATTGCAGAGACTAATGGACGAGGATGGACGATAA
- a CDS encoding phage integrase SAM-like domain-containing protein yields MQGEYAAILKYLRKYFGTTPAVDVEEQEAAAFVKWFGEQGLASETIRIRLIIIKACWKWGIKARLVKSNP; encoded by the coding sequence ATCCAAGGGGAATACGCCGCAATTCTGAAATATCTACGCAAGTACTTTGGGACCACGCCCGCCGTAGACGTAGAAGAGCAGGAAGCCGCTGCTTTTGTGAAATGGTTTGGAGAACAGGGCTTAGCCAGTGAAACCATCCGTATCCGCCTGATCATCATCAAGGCTTGCTGGAAGTGGGGCATCAAAGCACGGTTAGTTAAGTCGAACCCTTGA
- a CDS encoding restriction endonuclease subunit S — MVEPNTLLIALYGATSGITAISKIRAAINQAVLAIVPHQDNTIFLYFKLSALKDWLISKYTQGGQPNLSGEIVKSVEFPIPSLTEQRAIATVLSDMDAEIAALEQRRDKTRALKQGMMQELLTGRIRLMEN; from the coding sequence ATGGTCGAGCCTAATACTTTATTGATTGCACTTTATGGAGCAACATCTGGCATCACTGCAATCTCTAAAATTCGCGCTGCTATCAATCAGGCTGTTCTAGCAATTGTTCCTCATCAGGATAACACAATATTCCTCTATTTCAAGCTAAGTGCCTTAAAGGATTGGCTAATTTCAAAATATACCCAGGGCGGGCAACCCAACCTCAGTGGCGAAATTGTAAAGTCGGTTGAATTTCCAATACCTTCTCTTACCGAACAACGAGCGATCGCCACCGTCCTCTCTGACATGGATGCCGAAATCGCTGCCCTGGAGCAACGCCGCGACAAAACCCGCGCCCTCAAGCAAGGTATGATGCAGGAGCTGCTGACGGGGAGGATTCGGTTAATGGAGAATTGA
- a CDS encoding Bax inhibitor-1/YccA family protein, which yields MYNLRDRTGFESLQQTRVNNLPAAFAGMGMALGLTGAVSWWAANNIPGIGSWFWPLLIVQFGLLLAIGTIRTWAKEADNLSLVLLFVYAAVTGLVLAPVASLYLTNALGQGIVLKALGSAGIAFGAAAVYGWTTKKDLSSWGSILFMAVIGLMISSVLNIFLQSSLTQLFISGVSVLVFTAFTAYDLNMAKENRFNATAGQLALGLYLNFLNLLLAFLNLFGLGGRND from the coding sequence ATGTACAACCTTCGTGACCGTACTGGATTTGAGAGCCTGCAACAGACTCGGGTGAATAACCTGCCTGCGGCGTTTGCCGGGATGGGAATGGCCTTGGGTCTGACAGGAGCCGTCTCCTGGTGGGCAGCTAATAATATTCCGGGGATTGGGTCTTGGTTCTGGCCGCTTTTGATCGTTCAGTTTGGCCTGTTATTGGCGATTGGCACCATCCGTACTTGGGCTAAAGAAGCGGATAATCTCTCGCTCGTGCTGCTATTTGTATACGCCGCAGTGACAGGGCTAGTCTTGGCTCCGGTGGCAAGTCTCTACCTGACGAATGCTTTGGGACAGGGGATTGTGCTCAAGGCTCTGGGCTCGGCGGGGATAGCTTTTGGGGCAGCGGCGGTCTATGGCTGGACGACGAAAAAAGACCTCAGCAGTTGGGGTAGCATCCTCTTCATGGCGGTCATCGGTCTGATGATCTCTTCGGTGCTAAACATTTTCTTGCAGTCTTCACTGACGCAACTGTTCATCTCGGGGGTCTCAGTGCTAGTCTTTACGGCGTTTACGGCCTATGACCTGAATATGGCTAAGGAAAACCGCTTCAATGCAACAGCGGGACAGTTAGCTCTGGGGCTCTATCTCAATTTCCTGAATTTGTTGCTGGCGTTCCTGAATCTCTTCGGCCTTGGTGGACGCAACGACTAA
- a CDS encoding type II toxin-antitoxin system VapB family antitoxin, whose translation MQITLNLDDALIQDAMRLNPDLPLEKAIESALALYVRQQQRSKTMELFGAIDYDPDYDYKNQRTRA comes from the coding sequence ATGCAAATCACCCTCAACCTGGACGATGCCCTGATTCAAGATGCGATGAGACTCAATCCTGACTTGCCCCTGGAAAAAGCGATCGAGTCAGCCCTTGCACTTTATGTTCGGCAACAGCAGCGATCGAAAACCATGGAGCTATTCGGTGCGATCGATTATGATCCAGACTACGACTACAAAAATCAGCGAACCCGAGCATGA
- a CDS encoding Arm DNA-binding domain-containing protein → MEDLEDRGLRLRWRHEGKRYCLALGIPDNKLNRAAAQTKARQIEGDMVTGNFDPTLTKYKPAPTVPKQRETVPNLFESLMGQRRATGLLKRLSKGNTPQF, encoded by the coding sequence ATCGAGGATTTGGAGGATCGCGGGTTACGCCTGCGATGGCGACACGAGGGGAAGCGCTACTGTTTGGCGCTAGGTATCCCCGACAACAAACTGAACCGCGCCGCTGCCCAGACCAAAGCCCGCCAGATTGAAGGAGACATGGTGACGGGCAACTTTGACCCCACACTTACCAAGTACAAGCCCGCCCCCACCGTACCCAAACAACGGGAGACCGTACCCAATCTGTTTGAGAGCTTGATGGGGCAAAGACGGGCCACAGGGTTACTGAAAAGACTATCCAAGGGGAATACGCCGCAATTCTGA
- a CDS encoding transposase, with protein sequence MKAGQAVVLTLDECHLNWGDMKGYIWGKVGEKAQIPIVNDRERQTYYGALNCVSGRFHITPAKKGDSQETIHFIKYLQKEYPGIKLKLFWDGASYHDSEDIRNFLSEENKGLERKDWKVECIQFAPYAPEQNPI encoded by the coding sequence GTGAAAGCTGGACAGGCTGTGGTTCTTACCTTGGATGAGTGTCATCTTAATTGGGGAGATATGAAGGGTTATATTTGGGGTAAAGTTGGTGAAAAGGCTCAAATTCCCATAGTCAATGACCGAGAGCGCCAGACATACTATGGAGCCTTAAATTGTGTGAGTGGTAGGTTTCATATCACCCCTGCTAAGAAGGGAGATTCACAGGAAACCATACACTTTATCAAGTATTTACAAAAAGAATATCCAGGCATTAAGTTGAAATTGTTTTGGGATGGAGCGAGCTACCACGATTCAGAGGATATTAGAAATTTTCTGTCAGAAGAAAATAAAGGTCTAGAGCGCAAAGATTGGAAAGTAGAATGTATACAATTTGCTCCTTATGCCCCAGAGCAAAATCCAATTTGA
- a CDS encoding acyl-CoA thioesterase translates to MTTDPIHRLTLPVYPHDTDYGGIVSHRAIVTWLEMARIDFVRSVGLEFAHLVASGFDLPVIELNVRYLRMVPFNAQITLLTQLVEFRAPRLSWSYTVHSEEERILHVTARSDHAIIDRERGKPVRRFPDDLEEHLRPLLVLGGKAD, encoded by the coding sequence ATGACCACGGACCCTATCCATCGGCTCACGTTGCCGGTCTATCCCCACGACACGGACTATGGCGGAATTGTCTCTCATCGGGCAATCGTGACTTGGCTGGAGATGGCCCGTATCGACTTCGTGCGCAGTGTCGGGTTAGAGTTCGCCCATTTGGTGGCGTCGGGTTTTGACCTGCCGGTGATCGAATTAAACGTGCGTTATCTGCGCATGGTGCCCTTTAACGCTCAGATCACCCTCCTCACGCAGCTAGTCGAGTTTCGCGCTCCGCGCTTGAGTTGGAGCTACACGGTTCATTCAGAGGAGGAGCGCATCCTTCACGTCACCGCCCGCTCTGACCACGCCATCATTGACCGGGAACGGGGTAAGCCGGTGCGCCGTTTTCCTGATGACCTAGAAGAACACCTGCGTCCTCTGTTGGTCCTCGGGGGCAAAGCAGACTAA
- a CDS encoding nucleotidyltransferase family protein, with product MALLDTLREQRSQILQVAARHGAFNVRVFGSVVRGEETAESDIDFLIDYDKDQTTAWFPGGLLMDLQDLLGRKVDILTDQGISPRIREKVLSEAQPL from the coding sequence ATGGCACTATTGGACACCTTGAGAGAGCAGCGATCTCAGATCTTGCAAGTTGCAGCGCGGCATGGAGCATTTAATGTTCGCGTGTTTGGCTCAGTCGTGCGGGGAGAAGAAACCGCAGAAAGCGACATTGATTTTTTGATTGATTATGACAAAGATCAGACTACGGCTTGGTTTCCCGGCGGACTATTAATGGATTTGCAAGATTTGCTAGGGCGTAAAGTCGATATTTTAACAGATCAGGGAATTAGCCCCCGGATTCGGGAAAAAGTTTTGTCCGAAGCACAGCCCCTATGA
- a CDS encoding helix-turn-helix domain-containing protein — MTITLEKPLIKWRLAEVMARQRMGGRELAKALGLHETSVSRLRNAETMPRIDGEQLNALCRALQCKPGDLIQYVPDAPIPTATTE, encoded by the coding sequence ATGACTATTACCCTTGAAAAACCCTTGATTAAGTGGCGATTAGCTGAAGTTATGGCACGGCAGCGCATGGGAGGGCGGGAGCTTGCTAAGGCTCTAGGACTTCATGAAACGTCTGTATCTCGTCTTAGGAATGCCGAAACTATGCCCCGAATTGACGGTGAGCAGCTAAACGCGCTCTGTCGTGCCCTTCAATGCAAGCCTGGAGACTTGATTCAGTACGTTCCTGATGCACCAATACCCACCGCTACGACGGAGTGA
- a CDS encoding ORF6N domain-containing protein: MTDPLISVERIEKVILLIRGQKVLLDMDIAQLYGVETRVLNQAVRRNLDRFPEDFMFQLTQEETESLRSQFVISNEGSGRGGRRYLPYAFTEQGVAMLSSVLKSPQAVQVNIEIMRAFVRLRKLLASNEELAQHLGELEQKYDEQFTIIFEAIRQLIEPPDPPKRRMGFTSEDDQL; this comes from the coding sequence ATGACCGATCCCCTTATCTCAGTAGAGCGCATCGAGAAAGTAATTCTACTCATCCGGGGGCAGAAGGTCCTCCTAGATATGGACATAGCCCAACTCTATGGAGTTGAAACCCGCGTCTTGAATCAGGCGGTACGTCGCAACCTAGACCGCTTCCCCGAAGACTTCATGTTTCAACTGACCCAGGAGGAGACAGAGAGTTTGAGATCACAATTTGTGATCTCAAATGAGGGATCTGGACGAGGGGGTAGGCGCTATCTACCCTACGCCTTCACAGAACAGGGGGTGGCGATGCTCTCCAGTGTCCTAAAGAGCCCCCAGGCGGTACAGGTCAACATTGAGATTATGCGGGCCTTTGTTCGCCTCAGAAAGTTACTCGCTTCCAATGAGGAGCTAGCCCAGCACTTAGGCGAACTGGAACAAAAGTATGATGAGCAGTTCACTATAATCTTTGAGGCTATCCGGCAATTGATAGAACCCCCAGACCCACCCAAGCGGCGGATGGGTTTCACTTCCGAGGACGATCAGTTGTGA